One Ranitomeya variabilis isolate aRanVar5 chromosome 5, aRanVar5.hap1, whole genome shotgun sequence DNA window includes the following coding sequences:
- the PURB gene encoding transcriptional regulator protein Pur-beta yields the protein MADGDSGSERGGSSGGGGGGPGGFQQHMSREQETQELASKRLDIQNKRFYLDVKQNAKGRFIKIAEVGAGGSKSRLTLSMAVAAEFRDYLGDFIEHYAQLGPSSPEQIAQSSGDDGSGAGGPRRALKSEFLVRENRKYYLDLKENQRGRFLRIRQTINRGPGFSGGAGGGAGLQSGQTIALPAQGLIEFRDALAKLIDDYGGEDDELGVGLGPGAGGGGAAGGLYGELPEGTSITVDSKRFFFDVGCNKYGVFLRVSEVKPSYRNSITVPLKAWGKFGGAFCRYAEEMKEIQERQRDKLYDRRGPGERGGGLGSGGGGEDSETEDVDDD from the coding sequence ATGGCGGACGGGGATAGCGGGAGCGAGAGAGGGGGCAGCAGCGGAGGAGGAGGCGGAGGCCCCGGCGGCTTCCAGCAGCACATGTCCCGGGAGCAGGAGACGCAGGAGCTGGCCTCGAAGCGGCTGGACATCCAGAACAAGCGCTTCTACCTGGACGTGAAGCAGAACGCCAAGGGCCGCTTCATCAAGATCGCCGAGGTCGGCGCCGGGGGCTCCAAGAGCCGCCTCACCCTCTCCATGGCCGTGGCCGCCGAGTTCCGCGACTACCTGGGCGACTTCATCGAGCACTACGCCCAGCTGGGCCCCAGCAGCCCCGAGCAGATCGCGCAGTCCTCCGGGGATGACGGCTCCGGGGCCGGGGGTCCTCGCCGGGCCCTGAAGAGCGAGTTCCTGGTCCGGGAGAACCGCAAGTACTACCTGGACCTGAAGGAGAACCAGCGCGGCCGCTTCCTGCGCATCCGCCAGACCATCAACCGCGGGCCGGGCTTCAGCGGCGGCGCGGGCGGGGGAGCGGGCCTGCAGAGCGGACAGACCATCGCGCTCCCCGCCCAGGGCCTCATCGAGTTCCGCGACGCCCTGGCCAAGCTCATAGACGACTACGGCGGGGAGGACGACGAGCTGGGCGTGGGGCTGGGCCCCGGCGCGGGAGGAGGCGGAGCGGCCGGCGGCCTGTACGGGGAGCTGCCGGAGGGCACGTCCATCACCGTGGACTCCAAGCGCTTCTTCTTCGACGTGGGCTGCAACAAGTACGGCGTGTTCCTGCGGGTGAGCGAGGTGAAGCCCAGCTACCGCAACTCCATCACCGTGCCGCTCAAGGCCTGGGGCAAGTTCGGCGGCGCCTTCTGCCGCTACGCCGAGGAGATGAAGGAGATCCAGGAGCGGCAGCGAGACAAGCTCTACGACCGCCGGGGCCCCGGGGAGAGAGGCGGCGGCCTGGGCTCCGGGGGAGGCGGCGAAGACTCCGAGACAGAAGACGTGGACGACGACTGA